Proteins found in one Zea mays cultivar B73 chromosome 1, Zm-B73-REFERENCE-NAM-5.0, whole genome shotgun sequence genomic segment:
- the LOC100191887 gene encoding chlorophyllase-2, which produces MNLASAVRVFLSYYLLVQRWMGSEQGGGVFDQGGHSVSLTRLDEARAPPRCAVRSSPSSAASLPPKPLLVAAPRETGEYPVILFLHGYLAVNSFYSQLFEHVASHGFIVVGPQLYTISGADTTEEINSAAAVIDWLATGLPSTLPLGVRANLTKVSISGHSRGGKVAFALALGHAKAKLAVPLAAVVAVDPVDGMGVGKQTPPPILTGRHGSLHVGAPAMVIGTGLGELPRGSLLPPCAPRGVSHAAFYDELDGAAPACHLVVRDYGHTDMMDDDTPGARGMLTRTICRSGGARAPMRRFVAGATVAFLKKWVAGDAAAMDSITARPDQAPVALSVVEFGDEKAIA; this is translated from the exons ATGAACCTCGCGTCCGCGGTGCGAGTGTTCTTGTCCTACTACCTGCTGGTCCAACGGTGGATGGGGTCCGAGCAGGGCGGAGGCGTGTTCGATCAGGGGGGCCATAGCGTCAGCCTCACCCGCCTCGACGAAGCAAGGGCGCCGCCGAGGTGCGCCGTGCGGTCGTCCCCGTCCAGCGCGGCCAGCCTGCCGCCGAAGCCGCTGCTCGTCGCCGCGCCGCGCGAGACTGGGGAGTACCCGGTGATCCTGTTCCTACACGGCTACCTCGCCGTCAACTCCTTCTACTCCCAGCTGTTCGAGCACGTCGCCTCCCATGGCTTTATCGTCGTCGGACCTCAG CTGTACACCATATCTGGGGCCGACACCACCGAGGAGATCAACTCAGCGGCGGCCGTCATCGACTGGCTAGCCACCGGGCTGCCGTCAACTCTGCCACTCGGCGTCCGCGCGAACCTAACCAAGGTGTCCATCTCCGGCCACAGTCGCGGCGGGAAGGTGGCGTTCGCGCTGGCGTTGGGCCACGCCAAGGCCAAGCTCGCTGTCCCTCTCGCCGCCGTCGTCGCCGTGGACCCGGTGGACGGCATGGGCGTGGGCAAGCAGACACCGCCGCCGATCCTCACGGGCAGGCACGGCTCGCTGCACGTGGGTGCCCCCGCCATGGTCATCGGCACGGGGCTCGGCGAGCTGCCCCGCGGCTCACTGCTCCCGCCGTGCGCGCCCCGGGGCGTCAGTCACGCGGCCTTCTACGACGAGCTGGACGGCGCGGCGCCAGCGTGCCACCTGGTGGTCAGGGACTACGGGCACACGGACATGATGGACGACGACACGCCGGGCGCCAGGGGGATGCTCACGCGCACCATCTGCAGGAGCGGCGGGGCCAGGGCGCCCATGCGCCGCTTCGTGGCCGGCGCCACCGTCGCGTTCCTCAAGAAATGGGTGGCTGGGGACGCCGCGGCGATGGACAGCATCACGGCGCGGCCGGACCAGGCCCCCGTCGCGCTGTCCGTGGTGGAGTTTGGAGATGAGAAAGCGATAGCTTAG